From the genome of Sphingobacteriales bacterium:
TCGGCAGGTCTCAGGCGTGCAAATTTCCATTCGCTTTTTTTCATTCCTTTCAGCTGATACTTTGCCTGAAGAAACTGGTATTCAGCTTTCAGCCGGTTGGGATAATCATCTGAGAAGTTTTCATCCAGCATACCTGCCTGTCCGAAAAGCAAAGCTTCCACCTGAAGAAGATTATTTTTATGACGGGCAATAAGTTTCTGAGGCGTCAATAAAGCCAGCTTCTCAAAAGTATCAGCATTGACACGGTAGCCAAAAGAACGTGCAACCGCCACATAAAAGCTCTCGTGCCAGTCACCTGTCTTGTTTAAAAGATTGATAATGTAATCGTTGCGCACTTCAAACCTTTCAGCAGTCATTCTTTGCAGCCATGAATATATTGTCATGCGGTCTACACTGCTTATCATTTCATGGCAGGGGATTTTTTCAGCCGAAATCATCAGAGCCTGATAATTTCTTTTCAGGTGATCGGGGATTCTGTATTTCAGAACAAACTTGGGAATAGTGTGAAAAACATTGGGTTCATCATCTTCATATACCACGTGGAGGATGATGTTTTGATAGGCAGGGTCATGTTGGTGTCCATGCCGGTTCCAGTCACTGCTTTTCAGGTGAATTTCGACATTTCCTGCCCATAATTTATCACTAATTCTGATTTTTGCTTCCAGAAAATCTGGCCCTGCATCCTGATTGTGAATGCCGGGAAAGACTACTTCAATTGGCTCGTCTTCAGTGGTTTGCATGCTTCTTTTTTCAAAAAGCTGATATTTCCAGACAAATTGAAGCAGTTCTTCTTTCATAAAATTTATCCGATGAATTCTTTCATTTGCTGTTGATATTCAAAAGCTGCTTTACTGATGTTATCAGGAAAAGGGAGGTTGTTTTCGGGGAACAAAATCCCTCTCGAAACATTGATGATAATGCCAAAATCCTTGTTTAAGGCATATTTTGATACATCCTTAACCGTTCCGCCCTGGGCACCTACTCCGGGAATCAGCAGAAAATGATCAGGGACGATTTTCCGGATCGATTCGAACGCTCCGGGATGTGTTGCTCCAACGACAAACATAGTATTTTCAGCACTTCCCCATGTGGATGCAGTCTTAAGCACCCGCTCAAATAAATATTCCTCATCTGTTTTTAACATCTGGAAATCAGCAGAGCCTTTATTGGAAGTCAGGGCAAGAATGATGACCCACTTTCCCGGATAATTATAAAACGGAGTTACAGAATCGCTTCCCATATATGGGGAAACGGTGATGGCATCGAATGGCATTTCGCTGAAAAAAGCTTTGGCGTATTGGGATGAGGTGTTTCCGATGTCACCTCTTTTGGCATCTGCTATTTTAAAGATATTATCAGGGATGTAACTGACAGTTTTGATCAGGCTTTGCCATCCTTTCAATCCTGATGACTCATAAAAGGCAAGATTGAGTTTGTATGCTACACAGCAGTCCTTTGTGGCATCAATCACTGCTTTATTAAATTCAAAAACGGGATCATCTGTTTGAAGAAAAGAGCCTGGAATTTTATTCAGATCCGTATCAAGCCCAACACAGAGATAAGATTTTTTCTCACGGATGGCCGCAATGAGCGATTTTCTGTCCATGGTATTAATTGTTGTAGAATATTGACGGGCTTTCCACTTCATTGCTTTTGTGCAGTGCCCTGTCGTAAATGAAAATTTTAAATTTGATATTCTTGCTTTTCTGCGGTGAAATAAAATTTGAATGCCAGGTGATTTCACCTTTTATGGCTTTATTGGGTGTGGCAGGTGTCAGGCTTTTAAACCGGTAAGGGAAGCGAATGGTATCTCCTATGGGAATGCCTCCTATTTCCGGCCTGACTTCAATCCATTGATTATCAACATATTCATAATAATAGATATACATGCAGTAATGGTATTTGCTCCCACTGTTGAAAGGAGGTAAAGTATCGCTTTGTTCCAGTCCCAGATCTCCATCGGCATCTGTATAGGAAATAATCAGTGCGAGGGCAGTGTCTTTGCCATTTTGATTTTTATACAATTCATAACGCTCAAAGCTGATAACCGGAATAATGCCAAAGTCAACCTTGCTTGTGCAGTTGAAAAAGAACAACGGCAAAAGTGCAATGATAAAAAAATACTTAGATTTCACTTTCAATTTTTTCATGGCGTATGCTGTCAAATGACAAATTTAAGGCAAAAATCTTTTCTGTCAGCAAAGAAAATTTCGTGGAAACGGCTATTGAAATATTCCGTTTTCAATACAACAGCAATGCGGTGTACCGCCAGTTTGTGGATCATCTTCAGGTAAACCCGCTTCAGGTACATTCGGTCAGGGAAATACCTTTTATGCCTGTATCTTTCTTCAGGTTTCAACAGATAAAATGTGGAAATTGGGATGCAGAGCTGGTTTTCAGAAGTAGCGGCACTTCAGGGATGGAGCATTCCTATCACTTTGTCAGGTATGCTGAATGGTATCAGGAAAGTTTTATGAAATGCTTCGAGCTATTCTACGGAAAGCCTGAAGATTTTGTTCTTCTTGCCCTCCTGCCATCCTATCTTGAACAAACCCAATCGTCTTTAATTTATATGGTAAACAGCCTGATGAAGAAGGCAGGAAAGGGAAGCGCATTTTTCAGCTTCGACTTTAAGTCATTAAACAAGGCTATTGACTGGTGTAAAAAAAACGACAAAAGAATACTTTTATTGGGTGTTACCTATGCATTGCTTGATTTTTCTGAGCACTATCATCCCGATTTATGTGAGGATATTGTGATGGAAACAGGGGGGATGAAAGGCAGAAAAACAGAAATGCCAAGGGAAGAAGTTCATGAAATTCTATGTACCAGGTTTCATTGTAAAGCCATTCATTCTGAGTATGGAATGACCGAATTGCTCAGTCAGGCTTATTCAAAAGGTGGGGGAGTATTTTATTGTCCGCCATGGATGAAAGTGCTCATACGCGATGTATATGATCCTTGTGAATGCGGCTTGCTTGATACATCCGGCTATGTCAACATTATTGATCTGGCTAATGTTTTTTCATGCTCATTCATAGCTGTTGACGATGCGGGAATAGCTTATGCTGATGGCAGTTTCAGAATAACCGGAAGGGCAGATGCCTCTCCTGTCAGGGGATGTAGTCTGATGTATGTATAAAAAAACGGGACTGAATTTCAGTCCCGTTTAGCTTTATTAACCAATAAATTATTGAATTACATTGAATTTGGAAACGAGGTTGGTATTTTCTCCGGTTAATCTTATCAGGTATGTGCCTGATAAAATGCCACTGACCGGTATGGTTTGATTGTTCTCACCGCGCTGATTGTCGTTCAGGGTGAATTTTTTAACCACCTGACCGTTAAGGTTAATAATCTGTGCGGTAAGTACTACCGGTTTATCCAAAATGTAACGAATATTCAACTGATTTTGAACAGGATTTGGAAATACACTCATCGATTGAGTCAGTACCCTGTCTTCTTTGATGCCAACATTGGTAACGAAAGAGGTACATTCCATAATTCCCATTCCATGAGTGCCGGCATAGAATGCATATCCTCTCCACCATGGGTATCTTTTAATTTGCCTGAGCATGAAAGTCGGGACTCTTGCCATGCCTTCATTCTCTTCATACCAGTCAGTGCCTCCGTTTACAGTAGCCCAGATGCCCAGTTCCGTAGCCAGTATAATGGTATCCTGACTGGAAGATTGTGAGTTAATTGCTGCATCATAAATGGGCATGTGGGGAAGTTTTGAAGTATGAAGCGATGTCCATGTTACATTAGCTGCATCATCAAGGGCGTTGTTGCTGATATAAACATGGTCGTATCCGGTAACGTAATTTCCGAGTGTTACCACAACAACGTTGTCGTTGCTGGGGGAAACACCTATTCCGCAAACTGAGCGGTTGCTCCACGAACCGATTAATTCTGTTTTAATTCCAAAATAATCAGGATCAAAATTCCCGTTCTGATCAAACCAGAGTTTTTTGCCTTTTAAACCTGAAATTCTGTAAAGTCTGCCATTAACGGAGCTTCTCGTTCCAACGAATACAGCATCTCCATCAGATGTATATTCAAGGTGAAGGATTTGCTGGTTGCTGATTCCTTTGGAAATCAGATACCATCTCAGAGTGTCGGCATTAAAATCAACGGCATCAGGGGTCATCCAGATACCTTTGTTGCCTGCAACGAAACATTTTGAAACATGAACAATTGAATCATAGGGATTGCCGCTTGTGTCATAAAATGTTTGTTTTTCTTTGTTTTCCCACAACCGGAAAGGTGTATTGAAGAAAAACTCATCATCTATGACATATTTCTGATTTTTATAGTCGTAAACGAATTTTTCGTAACTTTTCCCTTTATTGGCCGATCTGACACAGCGTCCTTCCTGTGATTCATAGAAAATGATATTGTTGTCGTATTTCGATATTTCTGCATAAAAGCCATCACCACCAAGAATTTCGTGAGCACTGTTACCGGTCAGGCCGCCAGCATCGATGTACATTGAACTTTGATCCTGTGTGCCTCCGACCAGGTTCCCGAAGACATCCACTGCCAGGCCGTAATACTGTGTTGTTGTGTAATAATTGTTGCTGTAACTATATGTTGGATAGTCAGAGGTTTTCCAGTTGTTGCTGACATAAATTCCTCCATCAGTAACGATATACATTTTTTCAGGTTTTGACTTCAGGTCAAACCGTATGTTATGCATATCCACATGAACAAAAAGCGGGTTTTTATATTTTTCTTCAGCGTCAAGATATTCTTCTGAACTGGCTATTTTGTAGAATTGCCCGGCTTTGTAGGAATAAAGCGTCACACCACCGACAAAAACTCTGTCTTTATTGAACGGATCGACAGCCACGAGGTTATCATATTGTCCCTGATAATGACCCTGGCTTCCGAAAGGTTCAGCACCAGGGGCATGGCCTGCAACTATCTGTTCCCATGTAGTTCCATTGTCTTTTGATCTGTAGAGGCCACCGAAGCTGTGTACACCGGGATAAGGTGCTGTACCGTTTGAGGTTGAAACAACATAAATGTAATTTTGATCGGAAGGTGCAATTGCAATGGTCAGACGTGTCGAATTGGTGATTTCATTCACATTGGCAGCGATTTTTTCAAAAGCAGCTCCATTGATTGAGCGGAAAAGTTTGCATCTTCCGGCAGCATAGGAAGCGGTAAAAACAGTCTGACCGTTGTTTGATACAGCAATATCAATAAAAGTGGCTGCTGTAGCACCATCAGGCATATCCAGACGTGTCCATGTTGCACCAGCGTCAGTCGATTTCATGAAGCCGGCATAAGTAGCCGCATACAATACATTGGGATTGGTCGGATCGGACTTGATGGCCTGAACGTTATACCAGCGTGTGTTACCACTTTTTGCCGGATCAGTTGCATCCAGAAAAGTCCATGTTACTCCTTTGTCTGTTGATTTATAAACACCGCCTCCGCGGCTACCTGAAGTCAGGTCACCGTTGGGTCCGCTCATGGCAGTGAAATACATTTCACCGGTTCCAAAATAAATGGTTCCGTCACTGGCCTGTTCCATACAGGAAACGACCAAGCCTCCGGGTTTTGCGTCACTAATGACCACTTTAGTCCATGATTTTCCACCGTTGACCGAACGGTATATGCCACCTGAAACACCACCGGCTACTAGAATATCCGGATTATCTTTGTCGATGACAATACCTCTTGTACGTCCACCATAATTATCAGGCCCCCTGCTTTTCCAGTTAAGACCAATTGTTCCCCGGTACTGTTTGACTCTGTCTGCTTCTCTGAAAGCAGATGTAACGAGTTCCGGATTTATTTCTCCCGTTTGTGGATCAGCTTTAATCAGCTGATAATAACTCATGGCACCGGCAATATTTTCACCTTCTTCATCTTCCTCATGAAAGCTCATATCGATGTGCCTGAGCCGGTATTCCTCTTTCTGCTGGTGATAAAATCTGATACCGAAAAATAACAAAATCATTGAAAATCCTGCAAAGACGAACCATTTATTTCTCATAACTATCTTTTAAATTAGTTTAATAAGCGCCACAAAAATACTAATTTTCGATAATGAATATCTTTATTGAACTGTTTTTATTCACAAAGATTTCTTTTTACTTTTTTAAAATTTCTGTAAAGGTAAAAAGAGTTTTGGCAATATACAAATCAAAATGAGTAATCCATCAGAACCGCTTAGTAAATAAAGGATTTTATCAGAGTTGATCAGCTGAATGATAAGACGACCTGACCAAGGGTGCAGATACTACTTTTCTGAAGCCGAGTTGTTCTCCATAAATCTTCAGCTCTTTGAAAACATCGGGATGGACATACTCATGTAAAGGAAAATGTACGGGAGATGGGGGAAGGTATTGCCCGATGGTGATGATTTCTACCTCAAATCTGAGCAGGTCGTTCATCAGCTCTTTTACTTCGTCAATGGTTTCACCCATACCGAGCATAAAACCTGATTTTGAAATGCATCCCGTTTCCCTGATTTTTTTTAGCTGCCGTAAAATTCTTTCATAATTTGACTGCGGCCTGACCACACGATAGAGTCTTTTGATAGTTTCGATATTGTGTGAAATAATTTCAGGCTTTTCAGCGGCAATGATTTCCAATAAATCGTTCCTGTCGTGCATATCAGGTATTAATGCTTCTATGGTTATTCCAGGATTTTTTTCTTTGACAGCTCTGATGGTTTCTGCCCAATGTTTGGCTCCGTAATCAGGCAGGTCGTCTCGGGTTACGGAAGTCAGTACGCAATGTTTTAAATTCAAAAGCCTGACCGCTTCTGCCACTTTTTGAGGCTCTTCAGGATTGGGAGGAAGAGGCTTTCCCGGCTTTACATCGCAGAATCTGCATTTCCTCGTACACAGTTCACCAAGTATCATGAAAGTAGCTGTTCCTGCATTCCAGCATTCACCCATATTCGGGCAATTCCCGCTTTCGCAGATGGTGTGAAGCTGATTTTTCTTGACAATTGATTTTAGCTCAATATATTTTTTATCTCTGGCTAATGGAACCTTTAACCAGTCTGGCTTTCTTCTGAATTTTGAATAGTCTGTCATTGGTGTGTGTGGTTTTAAAATGTTTTGACTGTATTGAATCAGGGTAGATGTTTTTACCATCTTTTCCCAAGAGAAATCTGTGCATAAACATTGACAAAAAGTTTGCTGTTGTCGATAAAAGCGAAAACAGGGAGTGGTTGGGGATAGAAATCAATCATGATGCCGGTTTCAAGCACTTTAAAGCTGACATCCTCTTTGTTCCATTCAAAGTTAAATGCTGTTTTGGCAAATGCTCCGAAAGTGCTTCCCATTTCAGATAAGCCATGAAAAAAGCTGCTGCCGCCAAAAATATTATTCTGATTGGCATGAACAGGATTTTCAGGGTCATATTTTTCAAGTACTCTGTATTTGCCCAGATCGGGACGATAATAATATATCCAGAGATATTGTGGTTTTAACAAAGTGAAATTCGGGCCGATCAGATAGCTGAACCCGATTCTGATACCATTTGGTACTTCCTTGTCGGCTATGATAAACTGATTGCCAAAACCAAAATGCAAAGGAATAGCTGAGTTAATCTTTCCATACACATAAGGCAAGGCAGCATCTTCTATCGGGTTGACCACCTTTGTTTCTTTCGGGTGCTTAAGGGAGAGTATGTCGAAGCTGAATAGTAGATTTTTATTGACAGTCCGGTGTATAAAATACTGAAAGTTAATGCCATATCCGTTGCTATGAGCTTCAAAACCTGCACTAATGCTTTTATCGTAACGTAATGAGGTGAATTCGTTGATGCTGTTGTCCTGACTTAATGCAGAAAAACCCAATGATATTAGTATGATTACTGTTAGATACCGGCCTGAATGCATCATTTTTCCTTTAAACTGCTATTTGCTGACATTGACTACCCTTGCTGAACCTTTAATTTTAAATGTCGGGCAGAAATCATTGTGGCATGCAGTAAGGAAAAGAGCCGATAAAAAGGTGATGAAAATCAATATTGTTTTAAGTTTTTTCAAGCTGAAATTTTTTATCAAAATTAGTGATTGATGGAAAGGTTTGCAAATTTTTTACCAACAATTTGAACAATATTTTTTTCTGCCTTCAGGGAATGACAGGGACAGTTGTCGCGATGACAGGCACTCATGCTGAAGATAAAGGCAAAAAGTAGAACAAACTTTGTCAGTTTTTTCCCGATAACGGCTCTTTTACGAAACATACCTCAAAATTTAACAGGGCAAAATTAATGATTTTATTACAACGCAAAAGGGTGATGAATGTTATCTTATCTTTGCACCTTTGTTTGATATGGCAACAAATATTTACATTCCGAATAAAAAGGCCAGATTTGAGAATGAAATTATTGAAATTTTCAAAGCCGGCATTGTGCTTACCGGAACAGAAATAAAATCTGTAAGGCAAGGGAAGGTTAGTTTTACCGATTCTTTCTGTTTTTTCCAAAATGGGGAATTATTTATAAAAAATCTCCACATCTCAGAATATTCACATGGTAATATTTTTAACCATGACCCTGTCCGTTTACGGAAACTGCTGCTTACCAAAAGAGAGCTGAGGAAATTAAATAATAAGGTAAAGGAAAAAGGCCTTACCATTGTTCCGCTATCTATTTACATCAACGAAAGAGGTTTTGCAAAAACCGACATTGCTCTCGCAAGAGGCAAAAAACTCTATGATAAACGTGAAGCCTTGAGAGACAAGCATTTTAAAAGACATGATGAATAATTTTTCATTTTTTGTAACATAATTCATCCTTATTCGTCATAATGCCGAATAGCTAAGAAATGACTGTAACTGAGTACAATAAAAGTGTTGATGATTATTCAGACGGTATTTACCGCTTTATAGTCAAAAACATTGGCGATTCAGATAAAGCAAAAGACATTGTACAGGATACATTTATGAAATTATGGCAGAAAATTGATGAAGTCAACGGGGAAAAAGTGAAATCCTATCTGTTTACCACTGCCTACCACACCATGATCGACTATATCAGAAAAGACAACAGAATTACCGGACTTGAACAGGCTGATTTCAGCGGACATAAAACCAGCGAAACCTATTCCGA
Proteins encoded in this window:
- a CDS encoding DUF2851 family protein, which codes for MKEELLQFVWKYQLFEKRSMQTTEDEPIEVVFPGIHNQDAGPDFLEAKIRISDKLWAGNVEIHLKSSDWNRHGHQHDPAYQNIILHVVYEDDEPNVFHTIPKFVLKYRIPDHLKRNYQALMISAEKIPCHEMISSVDRMTIYSWLQRMTAERFEVRNDYIINLLNKTGDWHESFYVAVARSFGYRVNADTFEKLALLTPQKLIARHKNNLLQVEALLFGQAGMLDENFSDDYPNRLKAEYQFLQAKYQLKGMKKSEWKFARLRPADFPTIRIAQFSMLLHKVSSLFSAIIEANQDKDLKDFFHTEVSSYWLNHYQFDHQSESKKRKRLGISTINRIVINAVIPFLFSYGKQKDESLLTSKAFQLLENLPAEKNSILGYWEAIGLKNDHAADSQALLHLKKHYCDQKKCLSCSIGTSLMQRA
- the pyrF gene encoding orotidine-5'-phosphate decarboxylase; the protein is MDRKSLIAAIREKKSYLCVGLDTDLNKIPGSFLQTDDPVFEFNKAVIDATKDCCVAYKLNLAFYESSGLKGWQSLIKTVSYIPDNIFKIADAKRGDIGNTSSQYAKAFFSEMPFDAITVSPYMGSDSVTPFYNYPGKWVIILALTSNKGSADFQMLKTDEEYLFERVLKTASTWGSAENTMFVVGATHPGAFESIRKIVPDHFLLIPGVGAQGGTVKDVSKYALNKDFGIIINVSRGILFPENNLPFPDNISKAAFEYQQQMKEFIG
- a CDS encoding acyl transferase, whose product is MLSNDKFKAKIFSVSKENFVETAIEIFRFQYNSNAVYRQFVDHLQVNPLQVHSVREIPFMPVSFFRFQQIKCGNWDAELVFRSSGTSGMEHSYHFVRYAEWYQESFMKCFELFYGKPEDFVLLALLPSYLEQTQSSLIYMVNSLMKKAGKGSAFFSFDFKSLNKAIDWCKKNDKRILLLGVTYALLDFSEHYHPDLCEDIVMETGGMKGRKTEMPREEVHEILCTRFHCKAIHSEYGMTELLSQAYSKGGGVFYCPPWMKVLIRDVYDPCECGLLDTSGYVNIIDLANVFSCSFIAVDDAGIAYADGSFRITGRADASPVRGCSLMYV
- a CDS encoding T9SS type A sorting domain-containing protein translates to MRNKWFVFAGFSMILLFFGIRFYHQQKEEYRLRHIDMSFHEEDEEGENIAGAMSYYQLIKADPQTGEINPELVTSAFREADRVKQYRGTIGLNWKSRGPDNYGGRTRGIVIDKDNPDILVAGGVSGGIYRSVNGGKSWTKVVISDAKPGGLVVSCMEQASDGTIYFGTGEMYFTAMSGPNGDLTSGSRGGGVYKSTDKGVTWTFLDATDPAKSGNTRWYNVQAIKSDPTNPNVLYAATYAGFMKSTDAGATWTRLDMPDGATAATFIDIAVSNNGQTVFTASYAAGRCKLFRSINGAAFEKIAANVNEITNSTRLTIAIAPSDQNYIYVVSTSNGTAPYPGVHSFGGLYRSKDNGTTWEQIVAGHAPGAEPFGSQGHYQGQYDNLVAVDPFNKDRVFVGGVTLYSYKAGQFYKIASSEEYLDAEEKYKNPLFVHVDMHNIRFDLKSKPEKMYIVTDGGIYVSNNWKTSDYPTYSYSNNYYTTTQYYGLAVDVFGNLVGGTQDQSSMYIDAGGLTGNSAHEILGGDGFYAEISKYDNNIIFYESQEGRCVRSANKGKSYEKFVYDYKNQKYVIDDEFFFNTPFRLWENKEKQTFYDTSGNPYDSIVHVSKCFVAGNKGIWMTPDAVDFNADTLRWYLISKGISNQQILHLEYTSDGDAVFVGTRSSVNGRLYRISGLKGKKLWFDQNGNFDPDYFGIKTELIGSWSNRSVCGIGVSPSNDNVVVVTLGNYVTGYDHVYISNNALDDAANVTWTSLHTSKLPHMPIYDAAINSQSSSQDTIILATELGIWATVNGGTDWYEENEGMARVPTFMLRQIKRYPWWRGYAFYAGTHGMGIMECTSFVTNVGIKEDRVLTQSMSVFPNPVQNQLNIRYILDKPVVLTAQIINLNGQVVKKFTLNDNQRGENNQTIPVSGILSGTYLIRLTGENTNLVSKFNVIQ
- the lipA gene encoding lipoyl synthase, with the protein product MTDYSKFRRKPDWLKVPLARDKKYIELKSIVKKNQLHTICESGNCPNMGECWNAGTATFMILGELCTRKCRFCDVKPGKPLPPNPEEPQKVAEAVRLLNLKHCVLTSVTRDDLPDYGAKHWAETIRAVKEKNPGITIEALIPDMHDRNDLLEIIAAEKPEIISHNIETIKRLYRVVRPQSNYERILRQLKKIRETGCISKSGFMLGMGETIDEVKELMNDLLRFEVEIITIGQYLPPSPVHFPLHEYVHPDVFKELKIYGEQLGFRKVVSAPLVRSSYHSADQL
- the smpB gene encoding SsrA-binding protein SmpB, producing MATNIYIPNKKARFENEIIEIFKAGIVLTGTEIKSVRQGKVSFTDSFCFFQNGELFIKNLHISEYSHGNIFNHDPVRLRKLLLTKRELRKLNNKVKEKGLTIVPLSIYINERGFAKTDIALARGKKLYDKREALRDKHFKRHDE
- a CDS encoding RNA polymerase sigma factor gives rise to the protein MTVTEYNKSVDDYSDGIYRFIVKNIGDSDKAKDIVQDTFMKLWQKIDEVNGEKVKSYLFTTAYHTMIDYIRKDNRITGLEQADFSGHKTSETYSDTMEIINAAVRRLPEIQRTVILLRDYEGYSYNDIAEVTGLNESQVKVYIYRARVALKEYLKSADLVI